Proteins encoded in a region of the Procambarus clarkii isolate CNS0578487 chromosome 28, FALCON_Pclarkii_2.0, whole genome shotgun sequence genome:
- the LOC138369428 gene encoding mucin-3B-like produces the protein MSTSPAWPHYRPGHITGLATSPTWPHHRPGHITDLATSPAWPLYRPGHITGLATSPAWPHHRPGHITGLATLPAWPHYRPGHITGLATLPAWPHYRPGHITGLATSPAWPLYRPGHITGLATSPAWPHYRPGHITGLATLPAWPHYRPGHITGLATSPAWPHYRPGHITILAISPAWSHHVPGHIT, from the coding sequence ATGTCCACATCACCGGCCTGGCCACATTACCGGCCTGGCCACATTACCGGCCTGGCCACATCACCGACCTGGCCACATCACCGACCTGGCCACATCACCGACCTGGCCACATCACCAGCCTGGCCACTTTACCGGCCTGGCCACATTACCGGCCTGGCCACATCACCGGCCTGGCCACATCACCGGCCTGGCCACATTACCGGCCTGGCCACATTACCGGCCTGGCCACATTACCGGCCTGGCCACATTACCGGCCTGGCCACATTACCGGCCTGGCCACATTACCGGCCTGGCCACATTACCGGCCTGGCCACATCACCGGCCTGGCCACTTTACCGGCCTGGCCACATTACCGGCCTGGCCACATCACCGGCCTGGCCACATTACCGGCCTGGCCACATCACCGGCCTGGCCACATTACCGGCCTGGCCACATTACCGGCCTGGCCACATCACCGGCCTGGCCACATCACCGGCCTGGCCACATTACCGGCCTGGCCACATCACCATCCTAGCAATATCGCCGGCTTGGTCACATCACGTCCCGGGTCACATCAcctga